The sequence below is a genomic window from Chelmon rostratus isolate fCheRos1 chromosome 24, fCheRos1.pri, whole genome shotgun sequence.
ACATTTTTGCTTTAGCATATAATATAGTATACTACCAAATGAGTGAACACCATTAAATAAGATCTACAGCCACATAAACTGCTTTAAGATTGAAAGTCAAATTCTGATGTCCAAAGTTAGTCGGTTAGTTTTTGAACTTTAGCAGTTGAGGTGAGAGAAACATAAAAGTTACCCAGACTTCAGTCTTTTGTATGAACAATTATTATGGTGCTTATTCTTTGCAGGGTTGTGGGAGGAGTATCCCTGGACAGGTCTATCACAGGACTGATGCATACAGACACATAACTATTCATACTAACAGAACACATAGAGTCTCTATTTCATCTAACTGGCACTGTGGCGCTGTGCGGTCAGGTTACTGTGAGCGTGAAACTGGATCATGTGGTGAATACCCACACAGGCACCAGGAGCATGCAATATGCAAAGCCCACACAGCCACAGGTTCTGACCTTCTTTCTGCGAGCtgacagtgctaaccactgTGCGATGAGACTGTGAGACTTCCCGACAtcatcaccaaagttattacaattcctcctgagggggacatgaaaGCACAAATTTCAATCCACCCAATGGCTGTCAAGACGCTGGCATGCCTACGTCACTAGTAGGCCGTAAAACTGTCTTTCATATTACTTTAATTCAGAGGGATATATGAAAGAATAATCAAACTCAAAATTACCTGTCAGGATGAGTACTTCAAGAAGTTTTGTTATAGCTGACAGATTGTGAGATGTGGTGTTTGAACTGTTTTTAATATTACATTTGAGAAATAGACATGAAATGAATATTGCTTTGTGAGTTTCATCTCTGAGTAATATTTAAAGGCACagtcacattacatttattcaATACTGAGCCTGCACACAACTTTTAATGGaaattagactttttttaaactttctgtCAAGGGCCTGTCAATCAATGTAGTACTATAATCTTGTGTTTGAAATAGTGGACTGATGTTTTTCACTTAATTTGAATCAAAGCTTGTACCTTCAAATAAGGGTTACTGTGTAATTGTTACAAAGCTACTgaagatttaatttttttaaatctgtttaatTCTAATTTTGTCATTAAACctaatgcagtatttttatgTAGATGTTTCATTTGAGATTCAggttttttcattaattttaaatttttaataGTTGTAACATGGTAGACAGAGGGTGATGAGCTCTGAGTGTTGATGCTAATGTATTAGCATTTAGTTGTATATGAATTTTGAATTGTCATtgaatgtgtttaatgtgtatTGCTGCAATAAATGCTAAAAACCTTGACGAGTGTCCTAAATTCttaggaaaaaaagaaaattcagcaATAAATCACAAAGAAATTGAGGTTTCTCATCATGCTGTACCTTTATATATTCCATTCCATCCTCTGTGGACCTCCCCTCTGGCAGATATTTCCTCCAGGTGAGCTCCCTGGTCAGACGTCAGATAAACCAGagtgttttctctcagtttgaGTCTGTCCAGAGTCTGCATGATCTGACCTGAGAACAGACACAATATACACTCGagtctgaatgtgtttggacagattttctcttgttggttctgTACTCCAccacactgaaactgaacttgCACAGTAACTGTGAGTTTAATGGAGAGGTTCACAACAACAATACTAAACATAACACTTTGAAAGAATATCTGGAACTGTAGTTGTTCCTCCTGTTAATACTGGCTGCAAAGTCATCATTTTCTAATGTGATTCCAAAGTAAGTGAAGGGGAACAACAACCTTGTGCTGTAATAACTGAATGAGACTTCAATGCACAGTAATATTTTGATAATTTTAGAGCTTCCCCTTCCTGGATTTTTGCATCTGAACAGTCATTAGGATTCAACAGAGTAATACAACGTTTTTCACAAGTTTGATTTCCGTCCTATTATGTCTCTGGGGTGAAAACATCTCAGCGAGAGTAATTCTTACCGCCCACCCCCAAGCCCAATACCACAGTCACATTCAAGAGCAGATTGTAATAAAGAGCAACTCATAGTAGCAATGCAGTTGTACaccaaaatcaatcaaaagtCTACATTCGAAGTGCACACAGCAAGgcagagcacacaaacaccactGCGCTGTGAAGgccaaaaaataaacaatggTCAGACAAACATCTCAAAGCACTGAACAGTGGTGCTACATAATGATAAAGGCTTGATgagttgtgctgtttttactcCAGGTTTAAAATTATACAAGATTCAATCCTGAAACTGGCAAAAAATGAAGGTGTAGAAAAAGTCAAAGGCACAACTTCTGCTTGGATTAAGGATCATAGTAAATTATTCCTTTTTGAATAGTTTGAACAATAACTTTCAGTTATAATATTGCCATCTGATGTTGGCTTTACAACAGAAGTCATGTAGCAAATGAGTCATAAGAATGCCAGATAgtctttaaataaatataactaTTTTATCCCATTATTTAGACAACTCAGGTccggtgactgtggaggccaggtcatctgccgcagcactccatcactctccttcttggtaAGATAGCcctcacacagcctggaggtgtgtttttggtcattgtcctgttggaAAATACATGATCGTCCAACTAAACGCAAACCAGATGGGATGACCCATCGCTACAGGACaaaacacccccacaccatcacgCCTCCTCCGCCATGTTTCACAGTGGGAACCAGGCATGTGGAATCCATGTCTCACAAAGACACGGCAGTTGGAACCAAAGatctcaaatttggactcatcagaccaaagcacagatttccactggtctgatgtccattccttgtgtttcttggcccaaacaaATCTCTTCTGCTTGTTGCCTCTCCTTGGCAGTGGTTTCCTAGCAGCtatttgaccatgaaggcctgattcatgCAGTCTCCTCTTAACAGTTGTTCTAGAGATGGGTCTGCTGCTAGAACTCTGTGTGGCATTCATCTggtctctgatctgagctgctgttaacttgcgatttctgaggctggtgacTCGGGTGAACTTATcctcagaagcagaggtgactcTTGGTCTTTCTTTCCTGGGTCGGTCCTCATGTGTGCCAGTTTTGTTGTAGCCCTTGATGGTTTTTGCGACTCCACTTGGGGACACACTTAGTTAGCTGattggttcttgccataatatgaattttaacagtTGTCCAATAGGCCTGTCGGCTGTATATTAAActgacttctgcacaacacaactgatggcCCCAACCCCATtgataaagcaagaaattccactTGTTAACCCTGATAATGCAgacctgtgaagtgaaaaccacTTCAGGTGACTACTTCTTGAAGCTCatcgagagaatgccaagagtctgcaaagcagtaatcagagcaaagggtggctattttgaagaaactagattataaaacatgttatttcacctttttttgttaagcacataactccacatgtgttcacttgttgttttgatgccttcagtgagagtctacaatgtaaatagtcatgaaaataaaaaaacgcATTAAATGAGAAGGTGtggcctgtactgtatgtaaactATCCATAACTGACCATTGCATGCACAACTATGGCAACACTGAGTATCTCTCAATCTAATTGACATTTAATATGGACAGTTTGGGTTATGATGGAACGAGGTGAAAACACAATAGTGCCATACAAAgttttttaatgcaattttaACAATATATCGATAATGTGgtattcaggaaaaaaaatttTGTACTGACCAGTGTTTTATTTACGATCACACCCAACTGTGATGCAGTGTTGTACAATACTGTACAATTGTGCCTTTCTTCACAGAGTGTACATGCAAGCAGGGTTTTAAGGCTGGGTGTAGTTCCTCTTAAAAAGTATGCTAAATTACCCACATGCAAGAGCCAGGAAGAAAAGGATGCTACAATTCTTCCCCATCCAgcaagcaaaacacaaagtagtTATTGCCTCCCCCCACACAACTTTTGTGCTGACACAATACTCCTCAAGCTAAAATAATTGGGGTAATTACACATTCATTAGGAAAACAGCCCGCTACATTCAGTCCATTGTGGGTTCTTGTCATGTGGAGGCTGTCCTTGAGACCTAATAGCAATTACAGCAGAGGGAAAGTGGcctattttaattatttaaaaaaaaaacttattatGTTGAAGGATTAGCTCATGTTATTTCATATGTTTGCATAGCAGATCATTATCTGCTATGCAAACATATGCTACCActtctgttcacactgaaattATTATCAAATAGAATTACTACCTTGCGGTTgtatgcctccaccaaccagtcaagttgcaggTCATGTCTGAGGAGTACggaggactgatagagagctttcTCACATGGTAcagcaacaatcacctgaagctcaatatcagcaaatGCAACGAGCTCATGGTCGAATACAAAGCTTCAAATGTGAATGTTGGTGCTGTAGCTTATCAGACTAAACTATGGTGCTGCCACAGCTTTAAAGAGCCCTTCAGGAACCTACAGGTGATGTCAGTTAAACTAAGCTCCATTCATCCCCTGTACTGGGGCGGAGGCAGAAAATTCAGAGACAAATAACACAGACAAGTAAAACCAGTATTATCTGCATGGATAGATACAACTAGATAACAACTTTGTAATGTAAATTCACCACAAAAATGTATGaactcatgtttttttaatttaacaccAGTGCAACAAACGGCTTTTAGTGCCATACATGTTACATAAGTAGACATGAGCAGACTCTCTCTGTACTGTTGAttcaagaaagagaaaattgaTCTTTCATTTCACCACAAATAATATGAATTAAAGGCCaggctggtgatattctatgCTTTTCTTATAGTAAACAAATCTCATGTGTGGAGCTGATATATCTTATTTCTTAGAGCTCAATAGTTgtcaaaaacacttaaaaatgaataaatgagccacactgttgcactgcgTAATGGTCCTTCATTGCCATGACAACGCACACTGTACTTCATTTTGACTCAAttccacatacacatacactgtTTGCCAGAAATGCTCAATAGAGCAGCAACTGTGCATTAATCTCcctctgaaaatagtccctgttCCTCTTATTTgggtaacatttgctaaaaaacTACAGTGgtcagctgttttaggaaattaacCTTGTTCTAAAAATGAACCTATGTCAGctagctgtttttaaaaatgtacatcTTCAGCATGAACAAATGGAGCTGAGAGCAACAGACATGATAAAGAAGTCAGAAAGCACTGTGagatggttttggtcttttcaatAAACAAGGAATAACACCACACCTATCCTTTAAGTAAAGCAGACTCTGCTGACCTACCTACACTCCAGTCCACTTCATGAACAGCGTCTCCATAGATGCCATGACGGCTTGTTCCTCTGAACGCTGATGAAGTGAACATGGCCGTGTGCACttggaggaaagagaaaaacaggaggaaggGTCTTGCCGAGTtcctggagaaagagaaaataccgTCTACcagtattaaaataaatacagtgtaatAAAAAATCAATTGAATTTATAAAGCACCTTTCAAAATGCAATTTCAAAGCcctttacaataaaaacaaaacacatttaaaacacaaagaaggcAAACAAACTAGAATgccataaaacaaatgaaatcacagagaatttttttcaaaagtgGGTTTTTAAAGGATAAGACAGAGTTTGCAACCCTGATCTCTTTAGGCAGGTCATTCCAAAGCCTGATTGCTAAGGCTCGATCAGTTTTGTGTATTAAGCTGGACTTTGGAGCAACCAGGAAAGCCACATCTGAGGATCTCAGAGAGCATAAAGGGCAATGAGGATCTGTTAAATAACTTGAGGCGAGGCCTCCCAAAGCTTAGCAGGTGATCAATAATGTCTTGGAATCCATTCTAAAAGCAACAGGTAGCCAGTGTAAGGAACCCAATATTTGTAGAATGTGATCATGTTTCCTAGCCTGAGTCAGAGTTTTGGATGAGATAGAAAGTAATATTTTACTGATGCCAGACAGCAAGGAACTGCAGTCGTCCAGCTGACTGGTTATGAAGGCGTGAATGACACCTTTCCAGAACATTCGTGGAAAGAAATGTTTCGGAGATGAAGAAAGCAGGACTGAACCACTGATTTAACATGTTTGTCAGAGCCGAGGCTTTGTTTAAAAAGTCGTActttgctgcagctttattcAATTATTTGAAGAAACAGCTGTGTTCTTGTCTCTAAAAGTGCTTGCACTCTAAAGTGCAGTGTGTGACAGCATTAGAAAACATGTAGAAACAAGTGCAATCAACAAAGCAGATGATCAGTGTGGATCAGGGAAGCTGTACCTCTCTATGAAGTCCACTGCCTCATGAGTCATCCTCTGTGTTAGGTTTTCAGATGTGAACGGCTGCTCCACAACTCTGTGGTCCCTCATGAGAACACAGTTGAAGTATGGGATAATCATGATAAATCCTGCTATCAGACCTGAGACCACGACCAACAGAGACAGCAGGCTCAGAATGAGCCCTCTAGGGATGGTGATGATGCCGATGTAGTGGAGTAAGGCTGCAGTGACCAAGACAATGGCCAGTGTCCTATATGGTACATATTTATGCAGTTGGAACACACTGCCGTGTCCAGGGTTGCAGTCTCGCAGGTTCGTCAAGGGGATACCGAAGAAATAGTTAAAGCCGTGGATGCTGGGGTGGTGGCAGTGATCATCACTGCTCTTACAGTTCAGTCCTAGGTGCCATTTTCCTGAGAACAACCGtaagacagaaaagacagtAAATGAAAGTACTGTAACTcgagaaaaaagagagaaaaaaaacatgaaaactgaatgCCACAAGAATGTGAAATAGGTTTTTAACTATACATCTGCTATAAagagtcaaagtcctgcatgACTAGGCTATATAGACTCTAGGTTGTATTACATTCATTCTCGCATAGcaaatgtgtaaaatctgaAGCAGCCACTCTAAAGTTGTCATCAGCAGCAAGAGACACACTTAAAAACTTGTGAAATTAAGGACAATTGTTGCACACCAATAAGAGCTGTCTCATAGCCTTGTTGTTTGGCGATTTTAGCGAAGGTAACCTCTTGGCTGGGAAGACCTCCAGATGCCGCATTGAATATGAAGACACTAACTTTGCCGTCACCAGCTACACCTGTTAAAgagggaaatgaaggaaaaagtcattttaaaccACATAACAGTTTAGGGCTTCCTGTTAAATGATTCAGTCAGTAAATACCATAACTAGGCTCTCTATAGTAAGTGGAGTAAAATCTGTTTAATGTGTCACTGCTTGTTATATCGTCTGTGAGCAGCCCAACATTAACTATTGTGACAGTCAATAAAGATATTTTGTGTTGGTGAGTTTGAACTGGCCTGATCGAATCGGGTATCGTCCAGTGAGAAATGCTGCCCTGCTGGGAGTGCAGACACTCGCTGCAGCGATGTGGTGGGTCAGCTTCACCCCCTCCTGTGCCAACTGGTCAATATTGGGGGTCCTACAAAACACAATTGAGAGAATATCTAcagattaataaataatgaaaacaatctttagttgcagccctatttCGCAACTGTCATGGCATCTTGGACAGCTTACGACAAAGTCAAGTGCATATCCCATGCTAATTTTTGAAAGTAGAGTGcataaaatgaaagtaaaaatacCTTGCCTTGTGCGTATGcactttttatcaaagtgtctttgaaccAAAGTctctttgaatcaaagtgtctttttatcagTGTCTTTTAAatattagtgtctttttatc
It includes:
- the sts gene encoding steryl-sulfatase isoform X1; protein product: MRKMMSFCSDNMKSTWLPSSLLLLLLLLEVSCESLQERSKPNFVLMMVDDLGIGDLGCYGNTTLRTPNIDQLAQEGVKLTHHIAAASVCTPSRAAFLTGRYPIRSGVAGDGKVSVFIFNAASGGLPSQEVTFAKIAKQQGYETALIGKWHLGLNCKSSDDHCHHPSIHGFNYFFGIPLTNLRDCNPGHGSVFQLHKYVPYRTLAIVLVTAALLHYIGIITIPRGLILSLLSLLVVVSGLIAGFIMIIPYFNCVLMRDHRVVEQPFTSENLTQRMTHEAVDFIERNSARPFLLFFSFLQVHTAMFTSSAFRGTSRHGIYGDAVHEVDWSVGQIMQTLDRLKLRENTLVYLTSDQGAHLEEISARGEVHRGWNGIYKAGKSTNWEGGIRVPGILRWPGNIPGGREVDAPTSNMDLFPTVVQLSGASVPEDREIDGHDLMDLLQGRAKRSNHEFLFHYCNAYLNAVRWHPQNSSSVWKAFYFTPNFYPENETACFHTHVCFCTPDSVTYHDPPLLFDLSTDPSETTPRTPDTEPAFHSILAAIEGAAERHRRSVKPVESQLSAQNVMWKPWLQPCRSTLSQLCQQQQDE
- the sts gene encoding steryl-sulfatase isoform X2; this encodes MKSTWLPSSLLLLLLLLEVSCESLQERSKPNFVLMMVDDLGIGDLGCYGNTTLRTPNIDQLAQEGVKLTHHIAAASVCTPSRAAFLTGRYPIRSGVAGDGKVSVFIFNAASGGLPSQEVTFAKIAKQQGYETALIGKWHLGLNCKSSDDHCHHPSIHGFNYFFGIPLTNLRDCNPGHGSVFQLHKYVPYRTLAIVLVTAALLHYIGIITIPRGLILSLLSLLVVVSGLIAGFIMIIPYFNCVLMRDHRVVEQPFTSENLTQRMTHEAVDFIERNSARPFLLFFSFLQVHTAMFTSSAFRGTSRHGIYGDAVHEVDWSVGQIMQTLDRLKLRENTLVYLTSDQGAHLEEISARGEVHRGWNGIYKAGKSTNWEGGIRVPGILRWPGNIPGGREVDAPTSNMDLFPTVVQLSGASVPEDREIDGHDLMDLLQGRAKRSNHEFLFHYCNAYLNAVRWHPQNSSSVWKAFYFTPNFYPENETACFHTHVCFCTPDSVTYHDPPLLFDLSTDPSETTPRTPDTEPAFHSILAAIEGAAERHRRSVKPVESQLSAQNVMWKPWLQPCRSTLSQLCQQQQDE
- the sts gene encoding steryl-sulfatase isoform X3; the protein is MAAILSAPPPSALGSELRVSSRKKTPNIDQLAQEGVKLTHHIAAASVCTPSRAAFLTGRYPIRSGVAGDGKVSVFIFNAASGGLPSQEVTFAKIAKQQGYETALIGKWHLGLNCKSSDDHCHHPSIHGFNYFFGIPLTNLRDCNPGHGSVFQLHKYVPYRTLAIVLVTAALLHYIGIITIPRGLILSLLSLLVVVSGLIAGFIMIIPYFNCVLMRDHRVVEQPFTSENLTQRMTHEAVDFIERNSARPFLLFFSFLQVHTAMFTSSAFRGTSRHGIYGDAVHEVDWSVGQIMQTLDRLKLRENTLVYLTSDQGAHLEEISARGEVHRGWNGIYKAGKSTNWEGGIRVPGILRWPGNIPGGREVDAPTSNMDLFPTVVQLSGASVPEDREIDGHDLMDLLQGRAKRSNHEFLFHYCNAYLNAVRWHPQNSSSVWKAFYFTPNFYPENETACFHTHVCFCTPDSVTYHDPPLLFDLSTDPSETTPRTPDTEPAFHSILAAIEGAAERHRRSVKPVESQLSAQNVMWKPWLQPCRSTLSQLCQQQQDE